One part of the Futiania mangrovi genome encodes these proteins:
- a CDS encoding PHA/PHB synthase family protein, translating into MSDKGHKTGAGEKAGTAETPLPDPTAFAANMMKVSARSQRLISDFLSRQGTEDQGPQIPDPMNLAQAFTSLMTAVAAHPQKVADAQMSLWANYLDLWQTAASRMAGNEAAPKVAPERGDKRFKDAGWNEAVFDFIKQSYLVTARWIMETVHDIDTELEPKDRQKLEFYTKQFVDALSPSNFVMTNPEVLRATVESNGENLVRGLENLLEDLERGKGKIAIRQTDLDAFEVGRNLALTPGKVIYQNDLMQLLQYTPTTETVYRQPLLIIPPWINKFYILDLQPKNSFIKWAVAQGYTVFVVSWVNPDERQADKTFEDYMKEGIFAALDAIEKATGERQVSAIGYCIGGTLLTATLSLMAARGDDRIANATFFASQSDFKEAGELTVFIDEPQIDHLEEQMKSRGGYLEGSKMANAFNMLRSNDLIWSFVVNNYLLGKDPFPFDLLYWNSDSTNMPYRMHAFYLRECYLKNNLAEGRMVLGGEKLDVGKIKIPIYMQSSKEDHIAPVKSVYRGAKLYGGPVRFMVAGSGHIAGVINHPDANKYQHWLSEVRKLPPTFEQWFEKATEYPGSWWLDWDKWLSRKSGPKVPARKPGDGKLAPIEDAPGSYVKMKGG; encoded by the coding sequence CCGCAGATCCCCGACCCGATGAACCTCGCGCAGGCCTTCACGAGCCTGATGACGGCCGTCGCCGCGCATCCGCAGAAGGTGGCGGACGCGCAGATGTCGTTGTGGGCGAACTATCTCGATCTCTGGCAGACGGCGGCGAGCCGCATGGCCGGCAACGAGGCCGCGCCGAAGGTTGCGCCCGAGCGCGGCGACAAGCGCTTCAAGGACGCCGGCTGGAACGAGGCCGTGTTCGACTTCATCAAGCAATCCTATCTCGTCACCGCGCGCTGGATCATGGAAACGGTGCACGACATCGACACGGAGCTTGAGCCGAAGGACCGCCAGAAGCTGGAGTTCTACACCAAGCAGTTCGTGGACGCGCTCTCGCCCTCCAACTTCGTGATGACGAACCCCGAGGTGCTGCGCGCCACGGTGGAGAGCAACGGCGAGAACCTCGTGCGCGGGCTCGAAAACCTGTTGGAGGATCTGGAGCGCGGCAAGGGCAAGATCGCGATCCGCCAGACCGATCTCGATGCGTTCGAGGTGGGGCGCAACCTCGCGCTGACGCCCGGCAAGGTGATCTACCAGAACGACCTGATGCAGCTTCTGCAATACACGCCGACGACAGAGACCGTGTACAGGCAGCCGCTGCTCATCATCCCGCCGTGGATCAACAAGTTCTACATCCTCGACCTGCAGCCGAAGAACTCCTTCATCAAGTGGGCGGTGGCGCAGGGATACACGGTCTTCGTCGTCTCCTGGGTGAACCCGGACGAACGGCAGGCCGACAAGACCTTCGAGGACTATATGAAGGAGGGCATCTTCGCCGCCCTCGACGCGATCGAGAAGGCGACGGGGGAGCGGCAGGTCTCGGCCATCGGTTATTGCATCGGCGGAACGCTGCTCACCGCCACCCTCTCGCTGATGGCGGCGCGCGGCGACGACCGCATCGCCAACGCCACCTTCTTCGCCTCGCAGTCCGACTTCAAGGAAGCAGGCGAACTGACCGTCTTCATCGACGAGCCGCAGATCGACCACCTGGAAGAGCAGATGAAGAGCCGCGGGGGCTATCTCGAAGGCTCGAAGATGGCGAACGCGTTCAACATGCTGCGCTCGAACGACCTGATCTGGTCCTTCGTCGTCAACAACTACCTGCTGGGCAAGGATCCGTTCCCGTTCGACCTGCTCTACTGGAACTCCGATTCCACGAACATGCCGTACCGGATGCACGCGTTCTACCTGCGCGAATGCTATCTGAAGAACAACCTGGCCGAGGGCCGCATGGTGCTGGGGGGCGAGAAGCTCGACGTCGGCAAGATCAAGATCCCGATCTACATGCAGTCCTCGAAGGAGGACCACATCGCGCCGGTGAAGTCGGTCTACCGCGGGGCGAAGCTCTATGGCGGGCCGGTGCGCTTCATGGTGGCGGGCTCGGGCCACATCGCAGGCGTCATCAACCACCCCGACGCCAACAAGTACCAGCACTGGCTGAGCGAGGTGCGCAAGCTACCCCCCACCTTCGAGCAATGGTTCGAGAAGGCGACGGAATATCCCGGCTCCTGGTGGCTGGACTGGGACAAGTGGCTGTCGCGCAAGTCCGGGCCGAAGGTGCCCGCCCGCAAGCCGGGAGACGGCAAGCTCGCACCAATCGAGGACGCGCCGGGCTCCTATGTGAAGATGAAGGGCGGCTGA
- the argC gene encoding N-acetyl-gamma-glutamyl-phosphate reductase codes for MTDKTRIAILGASGYTGAELVRLAARHPRMTIAAITADRKAGQEMADVFPHFAGLDLPPLVSMEEVDWSGIDAVFCGLPHATTQRVVKDLPAHLKVVDLSADFRLEDPAKYAEWYGHDHAALDLQKEVVFGLPEVYRDRIRSARVVANTGCYVATALLALLPALREKVIAPDPIVIDAKSGVTGAGRAPKENTLFAEVGEGFAAYGVGRHRHMAELDQEFTKAAGTPVLASFTPHLVPMNRGILATCYVRAAGGADAVRACLAEAYADEPFVHVLPAGKVPSTHHVRGSNYVHIGVVQDRAPDRVIVLSALDNLVKGASGQAIQNMNLMLGYPETMGIDQLPLFP; via the coding sequence ATGACGGACAAGACACGCATCGCCATTCTCGGGGCATCCGGCTACACGGGCGCGGAACTGGTCCGTCTGGCCGCGCGTCACCCGCGCATGACCATCGCCGCCATCACCGCCGACCGGAAGGCCGGGCAGGAGATGGCAGACGTCTTCCCGCACTTTGCCGGCCTCGACCTGCCGCCGCTCGTCTCCATGGAGGAGGTCGACTGGTCCGGCATCGACGCGGTCTTCTGCGGCCTGCCGCATGCGACGACCCAGCGCGTCGTGAAGGACCTGCCCGCGCACCTGAAAGTCGTCGACCTCTCCGCCGACTTCCGGCTGGAGGACCCGGCGAAATACGCCGAATGGTACGGGCACGACCATGCCGCGCTCGACCTTCAGAAAGAGGTCGTCTTCGGCCTGCCGGAGGTCTACCGCGACCGGATCCGGTCGGCGCGCGTCGTCGCCAACACCGGCTGCTATGTCGCGACCGCGCTGCTCGCGCTGCTGCCTGCGCTGCGGGAGAAGGTCATCGCGCCCGATCCCATCGTGATCGACGCGAAGTCGGGTGTGACGGGGGCGGGCCGTGCGCCGAAGGAGAACACACTCTTCGCCGAGGTGGGGGAGGGCTTTGCCGCCTATGGCGTTGGGCGTCACCGGCACATGGCCGAGCTCGACCAGGAGTTCACGAAGGCCGCCGGCACGCCCGTGCTCGCGAGCTTCACGCCGCATCTCGTGCCGATGAACCGCGGCATCCTCGCCACCTGCTATGTGCGGGCGGCGGGCGGTGCGGATGCGGTGCGCGCCTGCCTTGCCGAGGCTTACGCGGACGAGCCGTTCGTGCATGTCCTGCCCGCAGGCAAGGTGCCCTCGACGCATCACGTGCGCGGCTCGAACTACGTCCACATCGGGGTCGTGCAGGACCGCGCGCCCGACCGGGTGATCGTGCTCTCAGCCCTCGACAACCTCGTGAAGGGCGCGAGCGGCCAGGCGATCCAGAACATGAACCTCATGCTCGGCTACCCGGAGACCATGGGCATCGACCAGCTTCCGCTGTTTCCGTGA
- the rpsI gene encoding 30S ribosomal protein S9 has product MAQEPRILGDLSELGEGSAAVAAAEAPAEPKIDAQGRAYATGKRKDAVARVWIKRGSGKITVNGRDQETYFARPVLRMVINQPFKIAGREGEFDVICTVAGGGLSGQAGAVKHGISRALTFFEPDLRGALKAAGFLTRDSRTVERKKYGRHKARRSPQFSKR; this is encoded by the coding sequence ATGGCACAGGAACCACGTATTCTCGGCGATCTGTCCGAACTGGGCGAGGGCTCTGCCGCCGTCGCCGCCGCCGAAGCGCCGGCCGAGCCGAAGATCGACGCACAGGGCCGGGCCTATGCCACCGGCAAGCGGAAGGACGCGGTCGCCCGCGTCTGGATCAAGCGCGGCAGCGGCAAGATCACGGTCAACGGCCGCGATCAGGAGACCTATTTCGCGCGTCCCGTTCTGCGCATGGTGATCAACCAGCCGTTCAAGATCGCGGGCCGCGAGGGTGAGTTCGACGTGATCTGCACCGTTGCCGGCGGCGGCCTTTCGGGCCAGGCGGGCGCGGTGAAGCACGGCATTTCGCGCGCGCTCACCTTCTTCGAACCGGACCTGCGCGGTGCGCTGAAGGCAGCGGGCTTCCTGACCCGCGACAGCCGTACCGTCGAGCGGAAGAAGTACGGTCGCCACAAGGCCCGCCGTTCGCCGCAGTTCTCGAAGCGCTGA
- the rplM gene encoding 50S ribosomal protein L13 → MKTYSAKPSEIEKKWVVIDADGLVVGRLAAIIATRLRGKHKPTFTPHMDCGDNVIVVNAEKVRFTGRKRTQQTYYWHTGYPGGIKSRTADKVLDGRFPERVLVKAVERMLPGGPLSRQQMKNLRVYAGPEHPHAAQSPEALDIASLNRKNTRLG, encoded by the coding sequence ATGAAAACCTACTCCGCCAAGCCGTCGGAGATCGAGAAGAAGTGGGTCGTCATCGACGCCGACGGTCTCGTGGTCGGCCGGCTTGCAGCCATCATCGCCACGCGCCTGCGCGGCAAGCACAAGCCGACGTTCACCCCGCACATGGATTGCGGCGATAACGTCATCGTCGTCAATGCGGAGAAGGTGCGCTTCACCGGCCGCAAGCGGACGCAGCAGACCTATTACTGGCACACCGGCTATCCGGGTGGGATCAAGTCGCGCACCGCCGACAAGGTGCTCGACGGCCGCTTCCCGGAGCGGGTGCTGGTCAAGGCGGTCGAGCGGATGCTGCCCGGCGGCCCGCTGAGCCGTCAGCAGATGAAGAACCTGCGCGTCTACGCGGGTCCGGAGCATCCGCACGCGGCCCAGTCGCCGGAGGCGCTCGACATCGCGTCGCTCAACCGCAAGAACACGAGGCTCGGTTAA
- a CDS encoding PaaI family thioesterase, whose translation MTVMTVAELQDFMKTEFPQASGDVVVDEVGEMTATVRVPFADRHLRPGGTMSGPSMMLLADTGLYIALLAQIGPVGLAVTTNLNINFLRKPAPADLIGKARILKLGKLLATGDVTIYSQGHDAPVAHATLTYAIPPRR comes from the coding sequence ATGACGGTGATGACGGTCGCGGAACTGCAGGACTTCATGAAGACCGAGTTCCCGCAGGCAAGCGGCGACGTGGTCGTCGACGAGGTGGGGGAGATGACCGCGACCGTGCGCGTGCCCTTCGCCGACCGGCACCTGCGCCCCGGCGGGACCATGTCGGGCCCCTCGATGATGCTGCTGGCCGACACCGGGCTCTACATCGCCTTGCTCGCCCAGATCGGCCCCGTGGGGCTGGCCGTCACCACCAATCTCAACATCAACTTCCTGAGGAAGCCCGCACCCGCCGACCTGATCGGCAAGGCGCGGATCCTGAAGCTCGGCAAGCTGCTCGCGACCGGCGACGTGACCATCTATTCGCAAGGCCACGACGCGCCCGTCGCGCACGCCACGCTGACCTATGCGATCCCGCCGCGGCGCTAG
- a CDS encoding enoyl-CoA hydratase: MSTASMAADSKAAPVFVRETREGPVYRITLANAAARNALSRAAMDEISAALTRAAEDADARVVVIGHEGPAFSAGHDLKEMQAARRSADGGRAFYDALFAQCSDMMMQVVRCPKPVIAEVDGVASAAGCQLVASCDLAYASETSRFATPGVNIGLFCSTPMVALTRNVARKHAMEMLLTGEMIGADEAQAIGLLNRAVPQADLSATVRRLAETIASKSPLTLKTGKEAFYVQAEMGLADAYAYTARVMAENMMARDANEGIGAFVEKRPPTWTGS, encoded by the coding sequence ATGAGCACGGCGTCAATGGCTGCAGACAGCAAGGCAGCCCCGGTCTTCGTGCGGGAAACCCGCGAGGGACCGGTCTATCGCATCACGCTGGCGAACGCGGCTGCGCGCAACGCGCTCTCGCGCGCAGCGATGGACGAGATTTCGGCAGCGCTGACCCGCGCCGCGGAGGACGCAGACGCCCGCGTCGTGGTGATCGGGCACGAGGGGCCGGCCTTCTCCGCCGGCCACGACCTGAAGGAGATGCAGGCCGCGAGGCGCTCTGCCGATGGCGGGCGAGCCTTCTACGACGCGCTGTTCGCCCAATGCTCCGACATGATGATGCAGGTGGTGCGCTGCCCCAAGCCGGTGATCGCGGAGGTCGACGGCGTGGCGAGCGCGGCGGGCTGCCAGCTCGTCGCGAGCTGCGACCTCGCCTATGCGAGCGAGACCTCGCGCTTCGCGACGCCGGGGGTGAACATCGGGCTCTTCTGCTCGACGCCGATGGTCGCGCTCACGCGCAATGTCGCGCGCAAGCACGCAATGGAGATGCTGCTGACCGGTGAGATGATCGGCGCGGACGAGGCGCAGGCCATCGGTCTTCTCAACCGCGCGGTGCCGCAGGCGGACCTGAGCGCGACGGTGCGCCGGTTGGCGGAGACGATCGCGTCGAAATCCCCCCTCACGCTGAAGACCGGCAAGGAGGCCTTCTACGTGCAGGCCGAGATGGGGCTTGCCGACGCCTATGCCTACACCGCCCGTGTGATGGCGGAGAACATGATGGCGCGCGACGCCAACGAGGGCATCGGCGCCTTCGTCGAGAAGCGCCCCCCCACCTGGACCGGAAGCTGA
- a CDS encoding CoA-binding protein encodes MDHDRYEDAYIKAILNETKTVAMVGASPNVMRPSFFVLKYLLEKGYTVYPVNPGHAGKEICGQTVYATLSDLPRPVDMVDVFRASEHVLPIVEEAIAIGAKCVWMQLGVRNDEAAKAAEDAGLKVVMNRCPKIEFGRLSREIGWIGVNSRRISSKRKPAVGS; translated from the coding sequence ATGGATCACGATCGCTACGAGGACGCCTACATCAAGGCGATCCTGAACGAGACGAAGACCGTCGCCATGGTCGGCGCCTCGCCCAATGTCATGCGGCCGTCGTTCTTCGTCCTGAAATACCTGCTGGAGAAGGGATATACGGTCTACCCCGTGAACCCCGGCCATGCAGGCAAGGAGATCTGCGGGCAGACCGTCTACGCCACCCTCTCCGACCTCCCCCGCCCCGTCGACATGGTGGACGTCTTCCGGGCCAGCGAGCATGTCCTGCCGATCGTCGAGGAGGCCATCGCCATCGGCGCGAAATGCGTCTGGATGCAGCTCGGCGTGCGCAACGACGAGGCCGCGAAGGCCGCGGAGGACGCGGGTCTCAAGGTCGTGATGAACCGCTGCCCGAAGATCGAGTTCGGGCGGCTCTCGCGGGAAATCGGCTGGATCGGCGTGAACTCGCGGCGTATAAGCTCGAAGCGTAAACCCGCGGTTGGCTCGTAA
- a CDS encoding O-acetylhomoserine aminocarboxypropyltransferase → MTNPGFETLCIHAGAAPDQSTGARATPIYQTTSYVFDDAEHAATLFNLQAFGNIYSRLGNPTCNVLEEKIAALEGGTAALSVASGHAAQLLIFHTLMQPGDEFVAATQLYGGSINQFSHGFKKFGWNVRWADSTDAESVKAQITDKTKLVWIESLANPGGVVSDIAGIAKVCRDAGVVLAVDNTMASPYLCRPIEHGANIVMHSATKFLGGHGNSIAGLLVDGGNFDWFAHADKYPTLTKPSDSYHGLTFAETFGNFGFAIAARALGLRDLGPALSPFNAFLVLTGMETLPLRMARHCENAQKVAEWLDAHPKVEWVNYAGLPGNDSHERAKKYCPKGAGAVFTFGVKGGYEAGKKLIDSVEMFSHVANIGDTRSLIIHPASTTHRQLEASALEKAGVKPETVRLSIGIETIDDIISDLDQALAQV, encoded by the coding sequence ATGACGAACCCCGGATTCGAGACCTTGTGCATCCACGCGGGCGCGGCCCCCGACCAGAGCACGGGCGCGCGCGCGACGCCGATCTACCAGACGACGTCCTATGTGTTCGACGATGCGGAACACGCCGCGACGCTGTTCAATCTCCAGGCGTTCGGCAACATCTACAGCCGCCTCGGCAACCCGACGTGCAATGTGCTGGAGGAGAAGATCGCAGCGCTCGAGGGCGGCACGGCGGCGCTTTCGGTCGCGAGCGGCCACGCGGCGCAGCTTCTGATCTTCCACACGCTGATGCAGCCCGGCGACGAGTTCGTGGCCGCGACGCAGCTTTATGGCGGCTCGATCAACCAGTTCAGCCACGGCTTCAAGAAATTCGGCTGGAACGTGCGCTGGGCGGATTCGACCGACGCCGAGAGCGTGAAGGCGCAGATCACCGACAAGACGAAGCTCGTCTGGATCGAGAGCCTGGCGAACCCCGGCGGCGTGGTCTCCGACATCGCGGGCATCGCGAAGGTCTGCCGGGACGCGGGTGTCGTGCTGGCCGTCGACAACACGATGGCCTCGCCCTATCTCTGCCGCCCGATCGAGCATGGCGCGAACATCGTCATGCACTCTGCGACGAAGTTCCTGGGCGGCCACGGCAACTCCATCGCGGGTCTGCTGGTCGACGGCGGCAACTTCGACTGGTTCGCCCATGCCGACAAGTACCCGACCCTGACCAAGCCGTCCGACAGCTATCATGGCCTGACCTTCGCGGAGACGTTCGGCAATTTCGGCTTCGCGATCGCGGCGCGCGCACTCGGCCTGCGCGACCTCGGCCCGGCGCTCTCGCCCTTCAACGCCTTCCTCGTTCTGACGGGCATGGAGACGCTGCCGCTGCGCATGGCGCGCCATTGCGAGAACGCGCAGAAGGTCGCGGAGTGGCTGGACGCGCACCCGAAGGTCGAGTGGGTGAACTATGCCGGCCTGCCCGGTAACGACAGCCACGAGCGGGCGAAGAAATACTGCCCCAAGGGTGCGGGCGCGGTCTTCACCTTCGGCGTGAAGGGCGGCTACGAGGCCGGCAAGAAGCTGATCGACAGCGTGGAGATGTTCAGCCACGTGGCGAACATCGGCGACACGCGCTCGCTGATCATTCACCCGGCGTCCACGACGCACCGGCAGCTTGAGGCCTCGGCGCTGGAGAAGGCGGGCGTGAAGCCGGAGACGGTGCGCCTCTCCATCGGGATCGAGACGATCGACGACATCATCTCCGATCTCGACCAGGCGCTCGCGCAGGTCTGA
- a CDS encoding COX15/CtaA family protein, translating into MSRVVIAGETRAHAAARPVVVWLSVVALLIVVMVVVGGMTRLTDSGLSITDWRPVTGAIPPLSEGDWLSEFEKYRASPQYEHLNRGMGLEEFKGIYWWEWGHRQLGRLIGLTFAVPLFFFMLTGRVRGGLAAWLVFLLALGGLQAFVGWIMVASGLEGARTTVSHYKLASHLGLAILIYGMILWTILRLARGPRPYARRRGFPLAVLFAVLVFAQILSGALVAGLDAGLIYNTWPLIDGAWVPQSVVPGLAGLDDHLTVQFYHRMLAYVIVAAGLLVALRLWRTKEPGLATTGLIIAALVLGQVALGIVTLVTVAPMQHIWLAVAHQLGALILFTASVATLHTTRYL; encoded by the coding sequence ATGAGCCGTGTGGTGATCGCGGGGGAGACGCGAGCGCACGCCGCCGCGCGGCCTGTCGTTGTCTGGCTGAGCGTCGTCGCGCTTCTGATCGTGGTCATGGTCGTCGTCGGCGGCATGACGCGGTTGACCGATTCCGGCCTCTCCATCACCGATTGGCGGCCCGTGACGGGTGCCATTCCGCCTCTCTCGGAAGGCGACTGGCTCTCGGAGTTCGAGAAATACCGCGCGAGCCCGCAGTACGAGCACCTGAACCGCGGCATGGGGCTGGAGGAATTCAAGGGCATCTACTGGTGGGAGTGGGGCCACCGTCAGCTTGGCCGCCTGATCGGCCTCACATTCGCCGTGCCGCTGTTCTTCTTCATGCTGACGGGCCGCGTACGCGGGGGACTGGCCGCGTGGCTTGTGTTCCTGCTGGCGCTGGGTGGGCTTCAGGCCTTCGTCGGCTGGATCATGGTGGCCTCGGGGCTGGAGGGGGCGCGCACGACGGTGAGCCATTACAAGCTCGCCTCGCACCTGGGTCTCGCCATCCTGATCTACGGGATGATCCTGTGGACCATCCTGCGGCTGGCGCGCGGACCGCGGCCCTATGCGCGCCGGCGCGGTTTTCCGCTGGCGGTGCTGTTCGCGGTACTCGTGTTCGCGCAAATCCTGTCGGGCGCGCTGGTCGCTGGTCTCGACGCGGGCCTCATCTACAACACCTGGCCGCTGATCGATGGGGCATGGGTCCCGCAATCGGTGGTGCCGGGGCTCGCGGGCCTCGACGATCACCTGACCGTGCAGTTCTATCACCGCATGCTGGCCTATGTGATCGTGGCGGCGGGGCTGCTCGTGGCGCTGCGGCTCTGGCGGACAAAGGAGCCGGGGCTCGCCACGACGGGCCTGATCATTGCTGCGCTGGTGCTTGGGCAGGTTGCGCTCGGGATCGTGACGCTCGTTACCGTCGCGCCCATGCAGCACATCTGGCTTGCGGTGGCGCACCAGCTTGGCGCGCTGATCCTGTTTACCGCCTCGGTGGCGACGCTTCACACCACGCGCTATCTCTGA
- a CDS encoding DUF2842 domain-containing protein — protein MSPRWKKLIGLVVLVFGLTLYVLLAMRLGVALPDDTPFLLELAYYVIAGIAWAFPCIPLIRWMNRPAR, from the coding sequence ATGTCCCCACGCTGGAAAAAACTGATCGGCCTTGTCGTGCTGGTCTTCGGCCTGACCTTGTATGTGCTGCTCGCGATGCGGCTCGGCGTCGCACTGCCCGACGACACGCCGTTCTTGCTGGAGCTTGCATATTACGTGATCGCGGGCATCGCTTGGGCGTTCCCATGCATCCCGCTGATCCGCTGGATGAACAGGCCCGCACGCTGA
- a CDS encoding MerR family transcriptional regulator, producing the protein MANGRTEKSPEAFRTISEVAAELEVPQHVLRFWETRFGQVRPLKRSGGRRYYRPEDIELLRGIRTLLYSEGLTIRGVQKILKEQGVRHVSDIGRGMVDGAETVAGAAASAMAENGGPALAEAAAGLASSSDPALPAPPSQTGGNAGAADRGRHLSPDARRRLAEVLDELDSARALLRRLTSES; encoded by the coding sequence ATGGCGAACGGACGGACAGAGAAGTCACCGGAAGCCTTCCGGACGATCAGCGAGGTCGCGGCCGAGCTGGAGGTTCCGCAGCACGTTCTGCGGTTCTGGGAGACGCGCTTCGGCCAGGTCCGCCCGCTGAAGAGGTCGGGCGGGCGCCGCTATTACCGGCCGGAGGATATCGAGCTTCTGCGCGGCATCCGCACGCTCCTCTACAGCGAGGGGCTGACCATCCGCGGCGTCCAGAAAATTCTGAAGGAACAGGGTGTTCGCCATGTGAGCGACATCGGCCGGGGGATGGTCGACGGGGCCGAGACCGTCGCCGGGGCTGCGGCATCCGCGATGGCGGAGAACGGCGGCCCGGCACTGGCTGAGGCGGCAGCCGGCCTTGCGTCCAGCTCCGACCCGGCCCTGCCTGCGCCCCCGTCCCAGACGGGGGGGAACGCCGGTGCGGCTGATCGCGGGCGCCACCTGTCGCCCGATGCCCGCCGCCGCCTGGCGGAGGTGCTGGACGAGCTCGACAGCGCCCGTGCCCTGCTGCGCCGGCTCACTTCAGAAAGCTGA
- a CDS encoding integration host factor subunit alpha gives MSGKTVTRADLTESVYQQVGLSRAESATFVEAVLEEISSALSAGETVKISSFGTFSVRSKSGRIGRNPKTGEEVPITPRRVLSFRPSHVLKDRIVEQLVGS, from the coding sequence ATGTCGGGAAAGACGGTGACGCGTGCCGACTTGACGGAGTCCGTTTATCAGCAGGTTGGGTTGTCGCGTGCTGAATCGGCCACTTTCGTCGAGGCGGTTCTTGAGGAGATTTCGTCCGCATTGTCCGCGGGCGAGACGGTGAAGATTTCGTCCTTCGGTACATTCTCGGTCAGGTCGAAGAGCGGCCGCATCGGCCGGAATCCAAAGACGGGGGAGGAAGTGCCCATCACGCCGCGGCGTGTGCTCAGCTTCCGCCCGTCGCACGTGCTGAAGGACCGCATCGTCGAGCAGCTCGTCGGGTCGTGA
- a CDS encoding beta-ketoacyl-ACP synthase III — MTAWRSVVRGTGSYLPAEILTNHDLAKIVDTSDEWIFERTGIRERRRAAPGELTSDLAYNAALQALEAAGIGGTDLDLIVLATATPDETFPATATRVQARLGMTRGAAFDVQAVCSGFVYAMATADNFIKAGQAKRVLVIGAETFSRILDWTDRTTCVLFGDGAGALVLEAVEDNGGDAPQGVLTTHLHSDGRYHDLLFVDGGPSSTQTAGHLRMLGKEVFRHAVVNLADSITEAVAAIGLTPSDLDWIVPHQANRRIIESTGRRLGIPGERIVMTIDRHGNTSAASIPLALDEAVRDGRVKRGDLVLMEAMGGGLTWGSALVRW; from the coding sequence GTGACGGCGTGGCGCAGCGTGGTCCGGGGAACGGGCTCCTATCTTCCGGCCGAGATCCTGACCAATCATGACCTCGCGAAGATCGTCGACACCTCTGACGAGTGGATCTTCGAGCGGACGGGCATCCGCGAACGCCGGCGCGCCGCGCCTGGCGAACTGACCTCCGACCTCGCCTACAACGCCGCGCTGCAAGCGCTGGAGGCTGCCGGAATCGGCGGTACCGATCTCGACCTCATCGTGCTTGCGACCGCGACGCCGGACGAGACCTTCCCGGCGACGGCGACGCGCGTGCAGGCCCGCCTCGGCATGACGCGGGGTGCGGCCTTCGACGTGCAGGCGGTGTGCTCCGGCTTCGTCTATGCGATGGCGACGGCGGACAATTTCATCAAGGCAGGGCAGGCGAAGCGGGTTCTCGTGATAGGGGCGGAAACCTTCAGCCGCATTCTCGACTGGACCGACCGGACGACGTGCGTGCTGTTCGGCGACGGCGCAGGCGCGTTGGTGCTGGAGGCCGTGGAGGACAACGGGGGCGACGCGCCGCAGGGCGTTCTGACGACCCACCTCCATTCCGACGGGCGCTATCACGACCTGCTCTTCGTCGACGGCGGTCCGTCCTCGACCCAGACCGCAGGCCATTTGCGGATGCTGGGCAAGGAGGTGTTCCGCCACGCCGTGGTCAACCTCGCCGACAGCATCACGGAGGCCGTGGCCGCCATCGGGCTCACCCCCTCCGACCTGGACTGGATCGTGCCGCACCAGGCAAACCGCCGGATCATCGAGAGCACGGGCCGGCGCCTGGGGATTCCGGGCGAGCGGATCGTGATGACCATCGACCGTCATGGCAATACCTCGGCGGCCTCGATCCCGCTTGCGCTGGACGAGGCGGTGCGCGACGGCCGGGTGAAGCGCGGCGACCTCGTGCTGATGGAGGCGATGGGCGGCGGCCTCACCTGGGGCTCGGCTCTGGTGCGTTGGTAG